cacacacacacacacacacacacacacacacacacacacacacagtttcccacaaagatgtgttgagacttggaacagtttgagtgaagaagtggtgtcagcaacgagtgtgcatagttttaaagaaaaattggataagtgtagatatggagacggggccacacgagcataaagcccaggccttgtaaaactacaactaggtaaatatgcacacacacacacacacacacacacacacacacacacacacacacacacacacacacacacacacacacacacacacacttttctttattttattttcatttgatatTGTTTTAATTGTGCGTTATCTCCTAATCAGCAGTTGTATTGTGTTGACTAATGGCTATCTGGGTAGTGTTACAAGTGTGTTTAGTGTAATACATGGAGCTAGTGTCACTTTGTTTATTCATACGTTTGTTATTAgcaggtgtggcaggtgtgtaggtgtgttgaGATGTGGGTACCTGGGTAGTGGTGCACATGTGGTCTTAAGAATtcatgccatttttttttttttttttttccttcttagttTTAGGATTTActgatcattttcttttttctttttttctttgtaagtaTTTTCATCATATGAGCATCTTTGGGCACTGTAATTTGTGtagttctttaatttttttttataagaaattaatatatttttttcctactgtttaaaaatgatgaatattcttgattttttttttttttcaagaaggaTTAATATTATCTGTCTTTTGTATTTATCATATTTAGAtttcattgtttcattttttatttatttattgtttattcatttattttttttggagaaGAAAATTGTTTTgtctaacttttcctttcagtctttCTATTATACTTTCAAAGATGGATTAATATTCATTCATTGTACTTTTGTCCCTGTTTCCTCTTGCATACTTTCTAAGATGGAGTAATATCTTGacactattttatttactttttttttattaattatcttCTGGGAGTTGAGAGGGTTGTTATACATTTTCTTATATTGCATCTCTCACTTGAACAGTATTTTATAGAGGGGATTCTAAACATATTTCTACACTAATGACTATCTTCCTGGTACTTTATCCCAGTATACAACACATTCTCACACAATGATTTCCTCACTGTTTCACCAGGTTAGTTTTGCAAAATATATGGTTCAAGAGAGTAATGTGGTATTGTTCAAGATATTCAATGCTGGAAAAGGTGCTTCTGTTCCATCTATTGAAAAGTGGTCAGTAAATCACATCCACTATAGTTATTCTGAGGTGTGTGAATACTGCAGTGCTACAAACTAATGGAACTTTATATCAGTGACTCATCATAGAGGCTTGACATGACAGTCATTTGTAAAGTGAAGCagtgaggagtgtgtgtgtgtgtgtgtgtgtgtgtgtgtgtgtgtgtgtgtgtgtgtgtgtgtgtgtgtaattgtgtttTTGCACTATTGAATCAAGCTTGCAATGCTTTAAAGTTTATTTGTCATACTTTCTTTTAAACTTTATCaatctattttccttttgtatattcatgtttgtgtgtgtgtgtgtgtgtgtgtgtgtgtgtgtgtgtgtgtgtgtgtgtgtgtgtgtgtgtgtgtgtgtatggattcTTTGTTGCAAACACCTAGAAACAATGATATTAGATCTATGAATTTCAGCAACACTTGCACAACCACAAATTTTCCTGGTGTTGTGAATGGGAGAATTGCCTGCTGCCAAGGCcatagaggacacacacacacacacacacacacacacacacacacacacacacacacacacacacacacacacacacacacacacacacacacacacacacacacacacacacacacacacacacacacatgaataaacaaaaggaagatgaattATTAACTTAGCTTGGTATGTTTATGAGTACAAGTTTATGAGTTATCAagttaccaagagagagagagagagagagagagagagagagagagagagagagagaggattgtgtgtgtgtagtagtagtagtagtgttatgaTGGACTGACAGGATAATTTTGCCACTCAGTGAGGTGGTGGCCTTGGGCAGAGCATACCACACAAAGTCTCACTGACAGGACCACTAAACTATGAAAACCCTGCTGTTTCTTCACTCCCTCtgcactgttaccaccaccaccaccacaagccccTCACTCCTTTGCTGCAGCATAACCACAGCCTTTCCACTAATGAATATAGAGTCCAGCTGGAGATCAGGGAGGTACATAAGTCTCATCCCAAGTGCAGTAAGGGTCAAGAGAGTGACATTCTGGTAAAAGTCAGTTGTGGGGGGACCAAAGCTACAGGATGTACTTGAAGTTATGCAGGAtgtttagtggtggtgaggagaaggaggggaaatacAGGgtgttcttatctctctctctctctttaagtatTAAGTGTGGTGACAGTTTGTTTGTATAGtgatggtgactggtggtggtggtggtgtgtgatgaggTGTGGTGTATAAAgtgtatgtggtggtgtgtggtgtggtatgttgTGGTGGTATATTTATGTATtgtatggtgtgtggtttgTTGTGGAGCTATGCagtagtggtgtgtgatgtggtatgtggtgttgtggtatggttttggtgtgtggtggtgttggtgcaggGTGGTGTGTGCTGAGGTTTGGTGTATAAAGTGTATGTGGGAGTGTGGTCTTtgcagtggtgtgtgttgtggtttgttgTCATGCTAGAGTGTTGTGTATGATAtggtgagtggtagtggtgtgtggtttgtTGTGGAACtatgtagtagtggtgtgtgatgtggtatgtggtgttgtggtatagtattggtgtgtggtggtgttatgttggtgcgtggtggtggtgtgtggtgtctaAACAGAGTGAATAGTGCAGTGTTATGTTTGCTGACTATTGAACACTGATATACCAAGAAAGaaactatagtgtgtgtgtgtgtgtgtgtgtgtgtgtgtgtgtgtgtgtgtgtgtgtgtgtgtgtcatgtaagAATTGTTTCATGCTATTTTCTGccaaaagattgaaaaaaaaggtcttCCTAGATGTAGATTAGAAAGAAGAGTGTGAAAGAAACTGTCTAACATGAAATTACAGTTACCTTTTCATAATAGTGTTAGTAATCGAGAATGAATGAATTGTACCTGACATCATGTGAGGATTGATTTTGAATGATTAGACTGACACATTTTCATCAGTTTATTAAAATTAGCAGTTTTATTTGAACATTCTATAATAAgtgacagtagtggtgataataCTACACGTTTATTGTATTTGATGTATAGTTCTGAAGTGATGTAGGGTATtggattatatatttattatgaaATCTAATTGATGTTATCTCTTTCCAGGAACATTTTAAGAGTAGGAGTATAAAGGAAAACCGCAGCAATGCATAGTAAGtcgttcatttgtttttgtgttgttctaaggtgtgtgtgaggattGCAGTCTTAATTCAAAATAGAAATggaggacattttttttttctttatcttttttatctttatcttttctgtctTCACCTTTAGGTCGTTAAACTTGAGTGTcgattcctttcattcattcatttgtgttGAACATGTTATCCTCTTCtgaactttttctctcttactgtcCTTGGATATGCACTTTCAATCTACTGtacttctatttttatattcttgtttatttattttgcttataattcttttccttcatctttatatttccacatttatcattcctttcatcacatcattcttttcccttacattTTCATGGCACCTCAATCTTTTCTttcagattttcttttatttttcttccattcttgaATATTCCACTAATTTTAGccatacattcatacacattATAGTTATTTAGTTGAATAATCATGACTTTTGAAAATATTCCAATAATTTGGCCATTTATTCATATAAGTTATTGTTAGTTATCTTTTTGAGCACTATTGGAATATGCTATTATGAATTTTGTGTTCTTGTACCCACTTACTTTGTTGTCATCCAGTATTTGAATCACCACTAAAGGATTAAAATATGGACAACATCTTCATTTACCCACAGTTTGCTTTTTTGAGCTTTAGAAATGCTTATAAGAATATTCTTTCAATCTACATACTTTATTGTAGCCTCTCAGCTTGTAGTCATCTAATATTTGATTCACACTGAAGTTTTATAAGGACAACCTCTCTATTTATCCATAGGTATCTAGTATTTTGAGCCTTGGTGATGCTAATATgaacattctttccttctactctctTACTTTATTGTTACCCAGCATATGAATCACCACTGAGAAATTATGACATGGacttctttcctattccttcagACCGATCAAAGAGGAAAGGCCCAGACCTCAAGTTTAGCCTTACAAAAATGCAGCCAGCACAGCCTGTGTgagtattctttttcttccatcttctttttttctttttttcttcttttcttcttcttccttctttcttctttcttcttttatcttgttcttgttcttgttcttgttcttcttgttcttgttcttcttgttcttgttcttcttgttcttgttcttcttcttgttcttgttgttgttgttgttgttcttcttcttcttcttcttcttcttcttcttcttcttcttcttcttcttcttcttcttcttcttctcctcctcctcctcttcctcttcctcttcctcttcctcctcctcctccttcatcttttttttttcattattgttattattattattatttaacttttcttatttcctatcATAGTTGTATTGGATGTGCAGTgattctcctccactctcttttatcttgtacAAGTGCCTTATTCACTCCTAACAggtccatttttatttatttatctttatttcatatatttattattattattattattattttttttttgagtaaaTATGGCCAGAGCAACAAAGACAGTTAAACAGaaagacccacttagatgccaggtCCCAAACAGGTCTGAGAGAATTACCCAAAAGAATggatgggataaatgtcttggaaGTTCTGGTCGCAGGAAGatgtaaatacagaagcaggcaggaagttccagtgtgtgccagagaaatggatgaatgactgaatgcACTTCCTCCATGTGTACTGCAAGTGGCTATTATTCCCCTTCACACTGTGCCTTCCATGTATTTTCTAACTGACgcttaatttgttttattagaTGACAAaactacttttatttattcatttttattttatttatgtatatttttatttgtttttattttttatttgttcgtttattttttgtgtcaGCTTAGGATGTAgatgattatatatttttagggtttatttttatctcacaaggacttccccttctctttacgTACTTTTGttcttacagttttttttttgcctgacTGTCCCTTTTTATCACACAAGGATGTTTTATGTCAGCCCATCTCTTTTAGTGGAACTCCTAGCCTGATACATTTATAGAGATGATTAttagcttttcattttcattacctTTTGGTATAACAATATTTGAAATGGTATTGTGTTGCAGTTAAGAGGCAGGTAAAAATTGTATGACAGTTAAGAGGTAGGTTGTGACTTTAGATGTGTAGTAACAACATAGACAACCCAAAGCCAGAAGTAAGACCAGCTCCTCTCACACTCCATCTACACCACAGGGAGCCCCCACGGAACCTGGACAGCAGAACCACAATCACGATGGATgggaatgaggtggacgtgtcAGCCGATGATCTTGAGCTGCTGAAGGAGCTTGGACGGGGAGCTTATGGCGTGGTGGAGATGATGAGACACAGGCCCTCTGACACCATCATGGCCgtcaaggtgaggaaggaaaataatgccATGTTTACGTTGAGAGTTGAAGATAGTGTTGGGTAAGTGGTTTTTAGTCTTTATATAGTTACGGTATTCagtgtttcttttgtgttgAATCTGggggtgtgttttgttgttttgtgagaAATGGAGTGAAAATAGTGCTACATTTATTTCAAGAGTAGAGGATTgtgttttttgctctctctgtAATTGTTGAGTGCATTTGTTTGTGTTAAATCTGGTggtgagttttgttgttttgtgaggaatggaggaaaaaatagtgatgttTTTTATTCAGAGCTGAGAATGATAGTGTTAGGTAAGCATTTTTGGCTCTTATGTAGTtagtctttgtgtttctttgtcagTGTTGAATCTGAtgttgtgtcttgtgtgtgatgAGCTGAGGAAGGTGTTTGATAAATGTTTTCTGGTTTTACATAATTATTCGcaaatgtgtttattttttgcgCTTTatgtagtgctctctctctctctctctctctctctctctctctctctctctctctctctctctctctctctctctctctctctctctctctctctctctctctctctctgactgtcaGGAGTCAGAAGGTCAGAAAGcttaaagagatggaaaagacaaagaaagtgttacagtaTTGACTTATTGGAACTGTGCTGCTCCCCTGTATATTGTTTTTAGAATACATTGTTAGTTGTACATTTTCTGTGTCTATGTAATAATTTTTCGTTCATTTGTAAATCTTTGTCTTGGTTTGGTATTGACTTTGAAAGatgacaacagcagcaataagaaAAATCTCCTTGCTTATCTATTCTGGCATTCCCTTACTGAAATGTCAtgtcttttcctttactgttcttattcttattcttatgcCTTATCATACTTAAGGAAATTTTTTTTGAGGATGTtgacaatagcaacaaaaagTTTCCACTATTTTTCATTCTGGCATTCCCTTGTTGAAATGTCATGTCTcttcctttactattttaatctatGCTGTATCTTATGCCTTATCATGCTTCAAGAATTTGTTTTGTGAGatgtcaacaataacaacaaaaagttATCAATATTCTTCATTTTGGCATTCCTTAGCTGTAATGTCATCATTTTTTTAGTGCTCATCCTCTTCTCTAAACATTTCTAACCATTTATGGAATTCTTGTGTTcttacaggtaaaaaaaaaaataaagaaaaaaaaaggatgcccGTCCCCAAAGAGtaatcaaaagaaaaacatcCCAAATCATTAgtcttttgtatatttctatGTCCTTATCTTCCCTGTCTCAGCAATGCATCACTTCACTACCGCTTTTAACAAAATAGCTGTAAAAGAAAAGGTCCATTGAAGGTACCAGTTGCCAAAGAGTTATTAGAAGGAGCCACCAAAacttatgtattttttcctatattctctttcgtttttcctctatttagggcaacaaaagagtgaaaaaaaggtcAAAGAGTAATCAGAAAGAACTGCCAAAATTTAtacatcttccttttattttcttctcctgatCTTCCTCTATTTAGGGCAacaaaagactgaaaaagaGGTCAAAGAGTAATCAGAAAGAACTGCAAAAATTTAtacatcttccttttattttctcctgatCTTCCTCTATTTAGGGCAACAAAAGGCTGAAAGAAAGGCCAAAGGTACCGAACACCAGAGAGTAATCACAAGGAACCACCAACACTTGAGCAtcttctttgtgttctcttgtcCTTATCTTCAATTTAGggcaagaaaaggatgaaaaaaaggttgAAGGTATGAATTGCCAAAGAATAATCAGAAAGAACCAGCAAAACTTAAACGACTTTTATGTGTTCTTGTCCTGACGTTTAatttaaggaggaaaaaaaaaagacaagaaaagctCAAAGAATAGTCAGTAGTACTCAAGCATCTTCCTTATTTCATGTGCTTATTTTCACTTcagggtaacaaaaaaataaagagaaaggttGAAAGTACCAGTTGCCAAAGAGTAATTAGCAGGAATTTAGTGTCTTCCTTATCTCATGTGCTGATCTTCACTCTAGGgtgacaaaaaaatgaaaagaaaagaaaggtcgAAAGTACCAGTTGCCAAAGAGTAATTAGCAGGAAATTAACATCTTCCTTATCTCATGTGCTTATCTTTCCTGTCCCTGCTatcaaaaaataatgagaaggaaTTTAATGTCTTCCTTATCTTGTTGGCTTATCTTTCCTGCCCCTGCTATGAAAGGAATTTATCATCCTTACCTCATGTGCTTATTTTTCCTGCCCCTGCTGccaaagaagaatgagaaggaatttAATGCCTTCCTTATCTTGTGTGCTTATCTTCCCTGTTGCTGCAGCGCATCACCAGCACCGTGGACAGCCGGGAGCGCCAATACCTCCTGATGGACCTGGACGTTTCAATGCGGTCCGGCGCTTGCCCCTACACGGTACACTTCTACGGGGCGCTCTTCAGGGATGGCGATGTGTGGATCTGCATGGAGGTGATGGAGACTTCCCTGGACAAGTTCTACCCCAAGGTTTTCTCCCAGGGCAAGACATTCCCTGAAGAATTCCTGGGAAAGATCGCCTTCTCTGTACGTGGTGGGCTTCTCTGTGGCTGGTGCTTGTGCTGCTTTGTTTgtagtgttgttttattttttgttttttttttatgtaagaggagaaatctggccaagggtaacaaaaacaattaaacaaaaaagctccagttagatgccagtccctgagCAGGAATGTTAGCTATAAGAATgggacagtggaaccatgcgtgctttggggtccgaggggtctccaagcgcatgggttcgaatcctgtccacagtctgaatgtaggttgggcttcctcactcgggacaacggtttcctagcgggttggctttgaaataggaggtaccccaaaaagtatctcctttagcccagaaattcccgtgaaaagcctacgtggtataaagaaaaaaaaaagtcttgaaatctccttacttaaatgagttttttttattttacttatttatttatttatttattttattattttcttatttttttttattctgtggatttttcatgggaattttcGAGCTAAAGGAGacatcctatctgaaagcccacccattAGGGAACCATTACCTTGAGTAAGGAAGGTCTTCCTACACTCAGactgtggccaggattcgaacctatgtgcttggagacccctcggccCCCAGAGtgcgtggttccactgtatagttttgtttttgttttctgttgaagTGGAGGTGTGTCTGTTTCTGCAAGTCAGGTTCTGTTATTTGTTCATAGATTTTTTCCTAATGGTTTACATAATTTCTGTTAAAAGGACTATTTTTAAAGAGATCAGAATATTCTTAATTAAATATCTCCTAATTTttacttgttattattattattattattattattattattattattattattattattattattattattggagtaATTTTTGCCTTGCTTTGTTGTTCCATCCCTTGCAGTTATTATTCACGAAACAGACTGAGTAGAGCTCTAGGATTGCATGGGTCCAGGTGAGAGAGGTACTGATGTGTTGTTCCTCCCACAGGTAGTCAGTGCCTTACACTACCTGCACACACAGCTCAAGGTCATCCACCGTGACGTGAAGCCCTCCAACATTCTCATCAACAGGCGTGGGGAGGTGAAGATGTGTGACTTTGGCATCTCAGGCTATCTGGTGGACAGTGTTGCCAAGACGGTGCAGGCAGGATGCAAACCCTACATGGCCGTGAGTATTGGGAAGTTTCTCGTTTTACTGCACTTTTCTCACACCCAGTACATAAcaacataagaaataaagaagtcaTTTGGTTTACACATAGTAGTCCCTCTATGAAACACCCTTACCTTTTAATCATCTACCATTCTCATCCTTAAATTTGTCTAATCCTTTAAAATTCCTTAATgattcagcactaacaacctgattacttaGTCCATTCTTCATTCTCCATTTGAGAATCAatttcttcccatcttctctTTAAATAATTGTTTCAAATTTgaatttttttatgttcatgAAGACAATAGATCCTGAGAATTTTTCTTATGTGATCCTTGTTATATCCCTGTGGTATATATCCCTTAAAGACCTTCCATACTTATATCATTTAAAGACCTTCCATACTCCTGTTTCACATACATTCATTAGCCATGTTGCTCTGTTCACTTTCTTGGATGATCAGTGCATTAGTGACCCTTCAGAAACATCACCAAGTCTTCCTGTGTCTCTTTGCAGCCTGAACGGATAGACCCACAAGGCGTGCCCTCCAGCTATGACATTCGCTCAgatgtgtggtcactggggatCTCCATGGTGGAAATAGCCACAGGAAAGTTCCCCTATAGGTCGTGGGGGACGCCCTTCGACCAACTGAAGCAGGTGGTGATGGATGCACCCCCACGCCTCCCTCCTGGAACTTTCTCTTCTGATTTTGATAATTTTATAGAACAAGTGTAAGTTTCAAgcttctctctctgtatgtgtgtgtgtgtgtgtgtgtgtgtgtgtgtgtgtgtgtgtgtgtgtgtgtgtgtgtgtgttgtgtgcatgTTAATCTCTTTGTCAATGTTTACTTCTTGtttacctggtgtgtgtgtgtgtgtgtgtgtgtgtgtgtgtgtgtgtgtgtgtgtgtgtgtgtgtgtgttgatctatCTGTCATTGTTCAGTGTTTACCTCTTGTTTACATGGTGGTGTCATGGTTTCCAGGCTGGTGAAGGACTACAAGCAGCGGCCTAACTACATGCGGCTGCTGGAACACCCCTTCCTGGTGGCCCACGCTAACTCCACCAATGACTCTTTCGCTGACTTTATCAACTCCAATCTACCGCCGCCCCAGGAGTGACGGCAGCCTCCTCTAGCCtagataatctttttttttctcctgttactaatgattttttttctaagattttAACCTAGGTGACTTTTTACCTGATACAAATTTTACTTTTATCTGTTAGGCAGGCGTGTGatgacaagaataaaaagaaattataaaaaacacgaaaaaaaaataatatatagaaGAATCCTCATATGTTTTGTTCTGTATCGTATAATGTACAAATACCcgcactttctctctcactctgtctcccgaccctccctccctccctttctgttcccttaaagattactAAAGTGTACTGTAACATGTAAAGTTAGACTGTAGGAAtggccaaaaaagaaaaaaaaaaaaaaaaaaaaaatggaaaaagataaaaaaaaaagtgttattgaCTTGTTGAAACTGTGCTGTCCCTTTGTACATAGTTTTTAGAATACATATTAAACCAGCCAGCTTTTTACAAGAGGTCTTTCATTAATCATCCAAGGAGTATGAGTCTGTACTACTTATAGTCACACACACCTGGTGTCTGCTGGCAGGTGAGGCAGCACCTGGACAATGTACTGTGTATTGTGTTTTAAGTTGTCATGGATGGTTCTAGTTCTATTTTTTCTGACGCAAACATCTCGTTGGTTCATTTTAGGGGCATAGAAAAGATAATCGCCTATATTTTGACTttggattttcttcttttctatttatttatttacttattttttgtgtaagaggagaaatctgGCCAGGGGCgacaaaacataaacaaaaaggtccacttacaTGCCAGTTCCCAAACAGGGTTAAGAAAGCTag
The Portunus trituberculatus isolate SZX2019 chromosome 23, ASM1759143v1, whole genome shotgun sequence genome window above contains:
- the LOC123507755 gene encoding dual specificity mitogen-activated protein kinase kinase 6-like; the protein is MHNRSKRKGPDLKFSLTKMQPAQPVEPPRNLDSRTTITMDGNEVDVSADDLELLKELGRGAYGVVEMMRHRPSDTIMAVKRITSTVDSRERQYLLMDLDVSMRSGACPYTVHFYGALFRDGDVWICMEVMETSLDKFYPKVFSQGKTFPEEFLGKIAFSVVSALHYLHTQLKVIHRDVKPSNILINRRGEVKMCDFGISGYLVDSVAKTVQAGCKPYMAPERIDPQGVPSSYDIRSDVWSLGISMVEIATGKFPYRSWGTPFDQLKQVVMDAPPRLPPGTFSSDFDNFIEQVLVKDYKQRPNYMRLLEHPFLVAHANSTNDSFADFINSNLPPPQE